In the Hevea brasiliensis isolate MT/VB/25A 57/8 chromosome 8, ASM3005281v1, whole genome shotgun sequence genome, TGGTTATAAACTTCAGGGCTGAGGACTTCAGAGAAAAAGAGAGGGTAAGGTTCAGAttttatagagagagagagagagagagagagagagagagagagagagagagcaagcgGAGAAATTAAGATCGTGTGAAGCCTTGATAATGTATCTTCCTACATTTTTCTCGGTCATTACATGGACAAATGTGTTAGGTTAAATTTGTTAGTTAATTAGGTGAGGCAGTCTCCTTATCAAGACTTCATTTgtttaatagaaaatattttttttagaaaatatttttacattttttaggacactaaaatttgaaaaatattttttttaaaagagaaaattattttttagattttaataattttattaaaatatgaaaatatttatacatacatGATAGAAACACATATCAATTATTTAACATCACAAGCAAATAACAGAAAATATTATcgtgaaaataaaaaatattttctataaataaACTATTTTCCGTAAAATAAATGTAGTCCTAatattggaattttttttttttcaattattcttTTGGTGGGATGGGAAAATTGGGTTGGATGAGAATTATCGGATACAATATCATTTATAATGATAAAATTAGCAAAATGAAAGGCTATTGAATCATGAATATTCTACATCTGCTTGATTAAATTTATTCCAACTACTTCTTTATACTCAATATTATAAtaacaaacaaataattaattaaacgaGTTTTCTTCGACCACTTCCAAGACAAATTCAGAGATGATACTGCCAATTCAGCATTCCTTGGTTCTTTGTCTTTAATTAACAACTCTGGATGAAGAAGATGCTATGAAGCTTGAATTGTCATTTTCGACTGAGGAGATCAGAACTGTAGTATAAAGCTGTGATAACCTTAAGGCCCCAGGTCCGGaggatttaatttttatttctacaAAAAGGCTTGGGACGTCGTCTAGAGGACATTTTCTCTGTGAATGGCTTGCTACCTCTTGGTTATGATGGATTTCTTCTGTTTCTATCTTTCCAGGTTTTCCCACTTAATATGTCACGTATTCGATAAGTGAAGAGGCCTATTGACCAGATTTAATTCATGTGTTCATATTAAGTTTTTCTTGatttctttaaaaatattttaataatttgttgattaaaaaaaaaaacaaataaataatgaCAACGTATGAtaagtattttatatttaataaataaataaataaataatatatatatatttaaatgttTTATACTTATGACACGCAACACTGATTCATTTAATATGATAACTAAAGGGTACAAAATTTCTCCTTAATAATTACATATACCTAGACCCTGCCAAAcatattaatattttcaaattatatatatatatatatatatatatatatatatatatatatatatatatatatatataaaacattgCTATTCGATTGACTATaacatttaataatttaaaataagaaGAAACCGTGTAATGCTAATcctaaataatcaatgcaataatacaaatattaatattaatatttattctacttcatatataaattatttaataaaaatttaaatatagaggTTTTCTAAGATTAGTATAAAAAATAGTCAGATATTTTGAATTTAGTTTATACATACCAgaattaaatttatttctcaCATTAATATACTCATGATTTTTAAATAATCAGAGTACTTTTTAATGAAGCTAAACTCAAATTAATAAGGAAAGAATAGTATTTTCATTTTTACCGTTAGATTAACATAATAACTAACAATAAATGAAAACAGAATTGCTTATCATTATTTAATAAATCGaccaaataattaaataatttgtgtatgaatttgattgaatacaCTTATCCATTGTCATTTTCATAGATATTACCTGTACAGCTCTTAGATTAATATTTAATTGACCGTGTCCAAGCTATGCAGCTGAGATTTCAAAAGGACAGATATAAGGATTTATTCACAATGACttaacaaaattatatatatatatatatatatatatatatatatatatatatatatataatcatgcAAAATTTTATCGGAAGAAGTAAAACTTTTGGTAGATGCACAAAACAATTATTTTTTCAGCTAAAAGTTTTCTATGCACAAATTGGCATTCCATCAAGCTTAactcaataatataacaagttcaTTTTCTTTTCATGATAAGGTTTATTACCCTTACTTACCTAAGGTTGCATTTGAATTTTAGAATTTGGATTTaaaatgtttgatttaaattttagaatttttgatACTACCTCTGTTCACAAATAAGTGTGCTTTAGGAAGAAAATTTTGTTCATTTTTAGAAAAACAAGATAACATTTTAACTTTTGTTCTAACTCTATCATTGCTTCAATAAATGACTTTTTCTAATGTTGTGTGGGAGATTAATTTTGTGTGACAAAGAATTAATGGatttattaatgaattaataaataAGTATTATCCTTTTTTTAAAGGGTATTTTAGTCTAATATTCTTATAAATTTAGACTATTAAATACTTTCCTTAATTTTAGTATCAAAACCTTAAACGACACTTATTTGCGAACTAAGGGAGTATTATATAGAGCTTACCCATTTAATAAGATAAAAgtagttattttaaatttttaattttttattgtgaATATATGGGATTTAGActaaattcaaattcattttcatttaAAATATCTAAACAATATATTTagtccaaattcaaattcaactAGGTCAAATCCTTCAATCCAAATATAACATAAAGTTATTTGATTTCCGAATGATAGAATCTTATAGTTACATATGGTTACATTTAAATTATCCTATCATTTagattaattgatatttttttttaattatgtcaaCCGTCAATTAATAGTGAATATACTTGTCAAATTTTTGTTAATAATTTGGGAGTCTTtagtttttatattaaatatattagattatgtTATTTATCATATTTATTGATTTACATTTGTGTGTGACAAAGAATTAATGGatttattaatgaattaataaataAGTATTACCCTTTTTTTAAAGGGTAGTTTAGTCTAATATTCTTATAAATTTAGACTATTAAATACTTTCCTTAATTTTAGTATCAAAACCTTAAACGACACTTATTTGCGAACTAAGGGAGTATTATATAGAGCTTACCCATTTAATAAGATAAAAgtagttattttaaatttttaattttttattgtgaATATATGGGATTTAGActaaattcaaattcattttcatttaAAATATCTAAACAATATATTTagtccaaattcaaattcaactAGGTCAAATCCTTCAATCCAAATATAACATAAAGTTATTTGATTTCCGAATGATAGAATCTTATAGTTACATATAGTTACATTTAAATTATCCTATCATTTagattaattgatattttttttaattatgtcaaCCGTCAATTAATAGTGAATATACTTGTCAAATTTTTGTTAATAATTTGGGAGTCTTtagtttttatattaaatatattagattatgtTATTTATCATGTTTATTGATTTACATTTGTAATGATATTTAGCACTGACGAGCTAGAATGATAAAGGTTGCTATGACccctaaatttattaaaaaaaaaatacacataATTTTCTGAAAATTTGGAATATGTAATAAATATAGTttttattcatattaattatatctTATATGTATTatctataaaatatattattaatttctttttaaaaatacataattcttaaattttaatatatatatatataaacagaaattacatttatattaaatatatatatatataaacagaaattacatttatattaaatatttccctttcattttatgttatttttcaaatttaaataattataccttttaatataaaattattaagttaagCATTATCTAAtaccaataattaaatttatagtttagaaaagtaaattaaaatagttttttaaaaaatattatttttaattgtgtCAAGTGTTTTGATTAATAGTTTTTGAATATTtagcttttatatttatttatttatttaatattatattaactCGTATTTTATacgtatttatatatattaaaaaatcaaaattgaaatcttttgaaaaatgTAGCATATATTAGCCTTTGTAAATTCTATAcactaataaaataagataataaactaaattgaaatttttaaatattttaaaatttgtaaattttaagtaAATTGTCACCTTTTCACCATTTAGGTCACCCTTGTCAATTAGACCGCAAAGGACCCTCGTCAAGACTGTAGTCGTCGGAGAAATCTCGAGTTGCCATTGTTAGTTCTTGATAAGTAAATCTTCTCTGCTGTAATATTCTTGATGAGTAAATTCCCTTTGTTCAAAGTCATTATTAACTTTTAAACTGACAAAAGACTTCAGTTTTTAAGATCTGTTGGACTCAACATTACGCAATCCATTAAGCTTAGGATTATCTAATCAAGAAAGAGAATGGTAAATTAGAGTAGTTAACTGATAATATTCAGTTTTTTGATAtatgaattttaataaattaaataaatgttaactttcaattaatgcTCTACACTCCAAGGCCAGCTTCATACGTTTTGCGTACCAGAGGTTCTCGGAAAATGCTTGGGGACAACTAAATGAAACAATGAAAAGAGCCGCATCTGAATTGCCCAGCCGCAGGGAGAAAAGTCTATCCCTTGCGCTCAACCAAGAAGGAAAATTGCACGGTAGAGAACATATACGTGGGGAAAGGTGGGAAATTTGAGAAGTGATGGGGGTGGGAAACCGAAGAACAAAACCTTTCTTGCTCGAATTAACTCACAATTAATGCACGTACACTACGTTAAAAACAGATTTCTAAAGGGCAGATATCCAAGAAATTAAatggaagaaagaaaataaattatggaGGGAAGGAGGGGTGAGAACATCAAACAAAAAAACAGATGTTGGTTTAGCGTCATTTTGCTTAACCTTAAAAACCCAGTTGTCGAAGTTGCAAAATGTATTAAGAAAGGAACTTCCCATCCTCCCATTGTTGCTAAGATTGGGAGGAGGATGACGTGGCTCTCTTGGATCCAACAATGTTGTACTTTTCATACACATTTTCACGATTCTCAGACCACCAAGTTTCTGCTTGTTGCTCAGTAAATCTTCTCCGGCTAAAGCGCACTCGTTTAAGATCTGTAGTTCCATCACGCAAGGCCACTAGAGTTATATACACATCAGGTTCATACTGTTCAATCCACTCAGCCTCAACTTCATTACTGCCGGCAACTAATGTTGAAACCCTTGATGTCACACCATTACTGCTGGCAACTAATGTTGAATCCCTTGATGTCACACCATTCTCACCATCATTAAGAGATCTAGATACCTTCCCATCAACAGACTCTGACTCAGTACTAATCGACTGAACCTGTTCACCACCATTGGGCAGTCTTGAATCCGGGGGGTCATCTCTTCCATTGGTTGGGGTTGAATCCCGGAATGAAGGATCTGGACCCTGAGCTCCATTTGACAAAGTAGAGTCAATTCCCGTGGGGAAGGCCAAGGAAGTTCCACTGATGGGGGAGATCACTAAAAAGTTGATCaaaagaaaagagtaaaattaaTATACGAATTTCGTATGGCAATCGTGTGTATAACATACTAAATTTCCATAAGAAAAGGAAATTCACATGTAGTACCTTTCAGGAATATGTTGTCATTCTTctcattccatatttcttctataCACATATATCCTTCAAGAGCTCGAACTATCTGCATGGCTAGCTGTATGTGAATGTAACtatctctattttctttttatttttttaatatttaagttaGGTCTAACGGTATCTCTTCACTTGTTGCATCTTTCAAAAGTAGAGATAAACTAATTAAGCTATCCTCTTACAAATTTTTTTGAATACTTTAATAGATAATTAATAGTGAAAATGAATAAAATATGCCAATTAATAATGCAATTGAATTTTGACCTGATTCATTTTTGGACGAGAGCTTGAAGGTTTATATACACAAGCCGCAGCACaagaaatcattattttcatttctttttcgttATACTTCGTTTGCAATAATTTAGAATCGACAAGATTTGTATGGTCTCCACTGTGCAAAGCAGATTCAATTTGAGGTTTTGCCTGAAATCGATAAATACAAGTAGTTATTTTTTTGCCGAGGTTTAATTTTCTACCATCATTTTCCCCTTTATTTTGATAGTACAATAGAAAAGCAGTATTTGATTTGAGAGATTTGAAAGAATCCATAAATTTCAAAAGATATTAGCTATTATAGATGAGTATCGTACCCAAGCAACAATATCAGTGCCTTCTAATATAGTTTTTCTTCCAGATATTAGCTCTAAAAGAACCACACCATAGGAATAAACATCTGACTTTTCAGAGACTTTTTGAGGATAATACTCTGGATCTGCATAACTACATTAAACAATTAATAATATAAGAGCCTTAAAGCTTAGcttttctccaaatttttagCTCTAGATGAACCACACCATAACAATAAACATTGGACTTTTTAGATAAGTTTTGAGAAGGATAATATTCTACTTCTACATaactacaatttttttttttgttaacatCTGCATAATTGCATTGACTAACCAAATTGAAAATCTTTGATGGAGAAGCCTAAAAAGTAGTtctttttttattcttattttattataagtaTTCCAAATCAGACTGTAATATTAATGTATTCAACCACTCAAATAAAAGGCTTATTGGCTAAATAAATGCAAACCTTGCTCATTTTAtccaaatttattaattttggaCAATTTTATCAAAAGTTTTGATATTGGAAAAAATTTATCCAATTAGCAAAATCTAACTGGGGATTTTGAATTTTACCACATGGGATGCAAAGTGGCTTGACAAgtcaaaagttttaatttttttaatttgattatctCTCTTCCCCCCCCTttctcatcctctctctctctctctcaccacaCACACACGCAGAGAGAGAATTTTGTAGTAAATTTACGTGACTGTAGTATAATATGTAAgcacttgtttttttttttcttctttataagcaacaagaattttattaataaaagaggtGAACGACAGAATGATGAGGAAGGCCCAAGCAAAGGATGCtgcaaaattcaaaaaaaaaaaaaacaaaacccaATAACAGCTGCAAACTAAAAGAAAAAGCATAAGAAGAAGTTGAATCAGCAGACCCAAAATGATGAAGACTAGCGATAGAACCAAAAAAGATAACAGCAGCAAGATGGAGCCCCATGCAAAAGAAAACTAACAAGCTTTACACTCCCTCCAAAAGATGAGCCCCTACTACAATCTCTTTAAGAATGACTATGGGCAGAAGCAAAGCAACTTTTCAAGATATGAACACCCACCAGAAAATGATAAACTAATAACAAAAAATTTACTAGCAGATGCACACCCTATTCTAAAAATCTATGATGACTGCTATTCCGACAAAGAGCCCAAGCAGATCCATAACTTCAAACACACTTTTATTGATTGATTCATGGCACTCAACACTTGATCAATATTAAATCCACACTGGATGAAAATTTCAAAAACTCAATAAGAGAAATAAGCTAGGACTTTACAACATGCCATCTCCAGCTACCCCAAAACTAGACTCAGTTTGCAACAACTTAGGGAAAAACAGTAGCACTCTGAGTCAACAAATTATGGAAGCACTccataattacaaaattttgaaGGTTAAACAAAAATGGAGAGCATAACACCCTTGAAATTAATGGATCCAACTTCAAAAGAGTCCTGATATGTAAAAGTGAAGATATGCAACTAGATTGGCTAGGTATGTGATCTCAAACAAATGGAAGATTGACTAACACACACCACAAAGGCTACTGGTATTACTAGCGATACCGATAATCTACTAGAGCCCCAACAAATCAAAAGCTTTAAAATCAATAGAATTCAAATAATCAAAAACAGAGGGAAGATTAACACCTTAGCAACAACTATTAAAACCGATTGAAAATTATTCTAAAAGATTTGAACTCAACAGGCAATGCATGAGACATAGGCAAACTCTAATTTTTATATGAAGATCCCCATAAAGCAAAAACCATTTGGAGAAAATTAAGAACTGAGCAATAACAACTAAATCTCTATTCCATACAATATAATATCTTTGGAATATCCAACAGCATCAGAGGAAACCCATTACAGAACACCGAAGGCCCAAACACTCTTAATCATCGGGAAAGCAACATTGGGACATTTAAATCCACAATGGAAGTAACAACCCAAACAAAATAGCAGGTACCCTGGCAACTATAAACCAAAAATGGATAAGAAACGGAGTTATAGAGTAGTAACATACTTTTTTCGATCCTCAATAATTTGTCGTGCTAGTTGATTCAAGATAATTGATTCATCTGCTTTGAAAGTTAGGCCAAGATTCTTGCCTAGCTCGAGCATTAGTGTCGCTTCTTTATGGGGAGAAAGTGGCAAAGGATCTAGCAAAGCTTATCGGTGATGAGTTCATCCACCTAATCTCACTGTTAGTCATTATAGAGGCCTTCTTGGATCTACATTTTGAAGGTTGTTTTTTCCCATCCTTTGATAACTAAGGGTATAACCCTAATAGGTTAGCAATAGCTTTAGTTCTTCTCTATCGTTTAAGAACTCTGTTTACTTTGAGTTTGAGGTGTGACAAAGGGACATCATTTGCTAGGCTTGAGCAAGGCAGGGGTAGTTTACTGATGGGCACCATATTGAGGATAGTTGGGCTTCCAATTTCTTATTGCATGAAATCACCTGCACAAGCCCATGAAGTGGGCTTAAAGGAAACTAACTAAAGCTTATTGATAGATCCATTCTCATTCACAGGTTCAACTTGTGCTCTTCCTTCAAGGACATCTAGGTCAAGAGAAAGTGAGGAATGTAGTGCATCTTGCCTATCTAGCAATTGAAGTACAAAAAAAGGATCCATTGTAACCTGGACCGTAACGCCCTAACCAAAAGTAGTCTGTACATTTttctgttctgatgactaatgtctattcggacagttaaaatgtttggaactacacctagactatagtgaggaggcataaattgaagaaataaatattaagaaaatataggaaaaatgtagagaaaaaaataaatcaaagtttagagaatttataaattgatataaaaataataaaaataacccaatatgcactactaagggcattttggtcatttcacccccaaaggtaaattttgacctaaatgtcaaaataaaaaaaatttagagaataaaataattaacattaattaaaatttatgaaatagattaggaaaatgagaagagaaaacaaaagaaaagaaaagaaaggaaaagaaaagaaaagaaaaagaaaagaaaagaaaaagcttaggaaaattcaaaaaaaaaattataaataggcactagaggacaaactcccacccacttccatcttcttcctccatttcttctctctctctttccctcatttcctccattgttgtcaagcttgatttcccaagcttgatttcccaatcttc is a window encoding:
- the LOC131182307 gene encoding uncharacterized protein LOC131182307: MDSFKSLKSNTAFLLYYQNKGENDGRKLNLGKKITTCIYRFQAKPQIESALHSGDHTNLVDSKLLQTKYNEKEMKIMISCAAACVYKPSSSRPKMNQIVRALEGYMCIEEIWNEKNDNIFLKVISPISGTSLAFPTGIDSTLSNGAQGPDPSFRDSTPTNGRDDPPDSRLPNGGEQVQSISTESESVDGKVSRSLNDGENGVTSRDSTLVASSNGVTSRVSTLVAGSNEVEAEWIEQYEPDVYITLVALRDGTTDLKRVRFSRRRFTEQQAETWWSENRENVYEKYNIVGSKRATSSSSQS